Proteins co-encoded in one Deinococcus malanensis genomic window:
- a CDS encoding response regulator transcription factor has product MLAQILVVEDDPHLGPLLKEYLSADYQVHHSATLKDAQAWLGTHSAQLILLDLNLPDGDGLDLVQALRQYSSTPVLVLSARSGVQERVAGLNAGADDYLTKPFAMPELDARITALLRRTAAGTGVNLGNTSLSTSSLLLTVDEKNINLTEHEARILELMMRTPERVFSRADIESHLYGWETPNSNSVEVRISQLRKKLEQAASDLRIRTIRNVGYVLQT; this is encoded by the coding sequence ATGCTTGCGCAGATTCTTGTGGTGGAGGACGACCCGCATCTCGGGCCACTCCTGAAGGAATACCTGTCCGCCGATTATCAGGTGCATCATTCCGCGACCCTGAAGGACGCGCAGGCCTGGCTGGGCACCCACAGTGCCCAGCTGATTCTGCTGGACCTGAACCTCCCCGACGGGGACGGTCTGGATCTGGTGCAGGCGCTGCGTCAGTACAGCTCGACACCGGTGCTGGTCCTGTCGGCGCGCAGCGGGGTGCAGGAGCGGGTCGCTGGCCTGAATGCTGGAGCCGACGATTACCTCACCAAGCCCTTTGCGATGCCCGAACTCGACGCCCGCATCACCGCGCTGCTGCGCCGCACCGCGGCGGGCACCGGCGTCAACCTAGGCAACACCAGTCTGTCGACCAGCAGCCTGCTGCTGACGGTGGACGAGAAAAACATCAACCTCACCGAGCACGAGGCGCGCATCCTGGAATTGATGATGCGCACGCCCGAGCGCGTCTTCTCGCGGGCGGATATCGAGTCGCACCTGTACGGCTGGGAAACGCCGAACAGCAACAGTGTGGAGGTCCGGATCTCCCAGCTGCGCAAAAAGCTCGAACAAGCCGCCAGTGACCTGAGAATCCGCACCATCCGCAATGTCGGCTACGTTCTGCAAACCTGA
- a CDS encoding dihydrolipoamide acetyltransferase family protein, protein MKEVLLPELAESVVEGEILKWLVQEGDTIALEQPLCEVMTDKVTVELPSPVAGVLSQRLANEGDVVAVHAAIALIDEAGGVAGSSAPSPMQAIQETAESPATASVQLPTQAQEDREQMGGSIVEAGHLPKADDDSSSLFKAFASDEQVKVQGLGGRSPAAQVAVQPIRNDGRVLAVPAARQLARELGLELGRVQGSGPNGRIRVSDVLAQAQGQAAPTMAVSAPTPAPQPAPAAQPAPASSKAAQGGLSVPPVQYRTPKGYEHLEDRVPLRGMRRAISNQMVASHLYTVRTLTVDEVNLTRLVEFRNRVKDEAKAADVKLSYLPFIFKAVAVALRKYPSLNTSFDEATQEIVQKRYYNMGMAVATEAGLTVPVLKDVNRKSVFELAREVVDLAGRAQAGKLQPDELAGSTFSITNIGSIGALFSFPIINVPDAAILGIHSIVKRPIVDEHDNIVVAHMMYLSLSFDHRLVDGAEAARFCKEVIRLLENPDRLMLEAM, encoded by the coding sequence ATGAAAGAAGTGCTGCTGCCCGAACTCGCCGAAAGTGTCGTCGAGGGCGAAATCCTGAAATGGCTGGTCCAGGAGGGTGACACCATCGCCCTGGAACAGCCGCTGTGCGAGGTCATGACCGACAAGGTCACCGTGGAACTCCCCAGCCCGGTGGCGGGCGTGCTGAGCCAGCGTCTGGCCAATGAAGGCGATGTGGTGGCGGTGCACGCCGCCATTGCCCTGATCGACGAGGCAGGCGGCGTTGCCGGTTCCTCGGCTCCCAGTCCCATGCAGGCCATTCAGGAGACGGCAGAGAGCCCGGCAACCGCCAGTGTCCAGCTGCCCACCCAAGCGCAGGAAGACCGCGAGCAGATGGGCGGCAGCATCGTAGAGGCGGGCCATCTGCCCAAGGCCGATGACGATTCGAGCAGCCTGTTCAAGGCCTTCGCCTCGGACGAGCAGGTCAAGGTCCAGGGGCTGGGAGGTCGTAGCCCGGCTGCACAGGTCGCCGTTCAGCCGATCCGCAACGACGGCCGGGTCCTGGCCGTGCCGGCCGCCCGGCAGCTGGCCCGCGAACTCGGTCTGGAGCTGGGCCGGGTCCAGGGCAGCGGGCCCAATGGCCGCATCCGTGTCTCGGACGTGCTGGCCCAGGCGCAGGGGCAGGCTGCGCCCACGATGGCTGTGAGCGCACCAACTCCTGCCCCCCAGCCTGCGCCAGCTGCGCAGCCCGCGCCGGCTTCCAGCAAAGCGGCCCAGGGCGGTCTTTCAGTCCCTCCAGTGCAGTACCGCACGCCCAAGGGCTACGAACACCTGGAAGACCGTGTTCCGCTGCGCGGGATGCGCCGGGCCATCAGCAACCAGATGGTCGCCTCGCACCTGTACACCGTGCGGACGTTGACCGTGGACGAGGTCAACCTGACCCGCCTGGTCGAGTTCCGCAACCGCGTCAAGGATGAGGCCAAAGCCGCCGACGTGAAGCTGTCGTACCTGCCGTTCATCTTCAAGGCCGTGGCCGTGGCACTGCGCAAATATCCCAGCCTGAACACCTCCTTCGACGAGGCGACCCAGGAAATCGTGCAGAAGCGCTATTACAACATGGGCATGGCCGTGGCCACCGAGGCCGGGCTGACCGTGCCGGTGCTTAAGGACGTTAACCGCAAGAGTGTCTTCGAGTTGGCCCGTGAAGTCGTGGATCTGGCCGGGCGTGCTCAGGCCGGCAAGCTACAGCCTGACGAACTGGCAGGGAGTACCTTCAGCATCACCAACATCGGCTCCATCGGAGCGCTGTTCAGCTTCCCGATCATCAACGTGCCCGACGCTGCGATCCTGGGAATTCACAGCATCGTCAAGCGCCCCATCGTGGACGAGCACGACAACATTGTGGTTGCGCACATGATGTACCTCAGCCTGTCGTTCGACCACCGTCTGGTGGACGGCGCCGAAGCGGCCCGCTTCTGCAAGGAAGTGATCCGCCTGCTGGAAAACCCTGATCGACTGATGCTCGAAGCGATGTGA
- a CDS encoding thiamine pyrophosphate-dependent dehydrogenase E1 component subunit alpha, whose translation MIQPFTAEPIQWVSESGVPVRELPERFTPQVLRELHELMLRAREFDRKLITLLRQGRTTFYAQSSGMEATQVGLARSIRVGHDWVWPYYRDHTLGLAMGVPMFELISQCLGTNSDPSRGRQMPHHFAARRQNFVSISSSIASQVPPAAGNAMAQKYLGVDEITVCTFGDGATSEGDWHAGMNMAGAHQAPALFVCENNQWAISTNLKAQTASENIHIKAKAYGMPGFYVDGNDIVAVMEVCAHAAEWVRSGNGPALVECLTYRVGSHSNADADAEKHYRTREEVEEWLGRDPIVRLEKLLEHLGHPISAEERAQMIAQTHREVDEQVIQAEATGQPDWRIIFEDVYADMPGHLRDQEALLRAEQETGQEVRA comes from the coding sequence ATGATTCAACCTTTCACAGCTGAACCCATCCAGTGGGTGTCGGAAAGCGGTGTGCCGGTCCGCGAACTGCCGGAACGCTTCACGCCGCAGGTGCTGCGCGAGCTGCACGAACTGATGCTGCGTGCGCGCGAATTCGACCGCAAACTCATCACCCTGCTGCGCCAGGGCCGGACCACCTTCTACGCCCAGTCCAGCGGGATGGAAGCCACCCAGGTGGGACTGGCTCGCTCCATCCGCGTGGGCCACGACTGGGTCTGGCCGTACTACCGGGATCACACCCTGGGTCTGGCGATGGGCGTGCCCATGTTCGAGCTGATCAGTCAGTGCCTGGGCACCAACAGCGACCCCAGCCGCGGCCGGCAGATGCCTCACCACTTTGCAGCCAGGCGTCAGAACTTCGTGTCCATTTCCAGCAGCATCGCCTCGCAGGTGCCGCCGGCTGCCGGCAACGCCATGGCCCAGAAGTACCTGGGTGTGGACGAGATCACGGTCTGCACCTTTGGTGACGGCGCGACCAGTGAAGGCGACTGGCACGCCGGCATGAACATGGCAGGCGCCCATCAGGCCCCGGCCCTGTTCGTGTGTGAGAACAACCAGTGGGCCATCAGCACCAACCTCAAGGCCCAGACGGCCAGTGAGAACATCCACATCAAGGCCAAGGCCTACGGCATGCCCGGTTTCTACGTTGACGGCAACGACATCGTGGCCGTCATGGAAGTCTGTGCGCACGCCGCCGAGTGGGTGCGCTCCGGAAACGGGCCTGCGCTGGTGGAATGCCTGACGTACCGGGTGGGCTCGCACAGCAACGCAGACGCGGACGCCGAGAAGCATTACCGCACCCGCGAGGAAGTCGAGGAATGGCTCGGCCGCGACCCGATCGTCCGCCTGGAAAAGCTCCTTGAGCACCTGGGTCACCCGATCAGCGCCGAGGAACGCGCCCAGATGATTGCCCAGACCCACCGCGAGGTCGACGAGCAGGTAATTCAGGCCGAGGCCACCGGACAGCCTGACTGGCGGATTATCTTCGAGGATGTGTATGCCGACATGCCCGGTCACCTGCGTGACCAGGAGGCCCTCCTGCGTGCCGAGCAGGAAACCGGTCAGGAGGTGCGCGCATGA
- the dnaN gene encoding DNA polymerase III subunit beta, with translation MKANVTKKTLSEGLGLLERVIPGRSSNPLLTALKVETSESGLTLSGTNLEIDLSCFVPAEVQQPQNFVVPAHLFAQIVRNLGGELVELEITGNELSVRSGGSDFKLQTGDIEAYPPLTFPEHADVSLNAEELARAFSSVRYAASNEAFQAVFRGIKLEHRPESARVVASDGYRVAIRDFPASGDGRNLIVPARSADELIRVLKDGEARFTYGEGLLSVTTDRVRMNLKLLDGDFPDYERVIPRDIKLQVTLPATALKEAVNRVAVLADKNANNRVEFLVSEGKLRLAAEGDYGRAQDTLDVVQGGSEPAMSLAFNARHVLDALGPIDGDAELLFSGSTSPAIFRAAGGGGYMAVMVTLRV, from the coding sequence ATGAAAGCGAACGTCACCAAAAAAACCCTCAGTGAAGGTCTTGGTCTCCTCGAACGCGTGATTCCAGGACGCAGCAGCAATCCTCTTTTGACGGCACTGAAGGTGGAAACCTCTGAGAGCGGCCTGACCCTGAGCGGCACAAATCTGGAAATTGACCTCTCGTGCTTCGTGCCTGCCGAAGTGCAGCAGCCCCAGAACTTCGTGGTGCCTGCCCACCTGTTTGCCCAGATCGTGCGCAACCTGGGCGGCGAACTGGTGGAACTGGAAATCACCGGCAACGAGCTCTCGGTGCGGTCCGGCGGCTCGGATTTCAAGCTGCAGACCGGTGACATCGAGGCCTATCCTCCGCTTACCTTTCCCGAGCACGCTGACGTGAGCCTGAACGCTGAAGAACTGGCGCGGGCCTTTTCCAGCGTGCGGTACGCGGCAAGCAACGAGGCCTTCCAGGCTGTGTTCCGCGGCATCAAGCTGGAGCACCGACCGGAATCGGCGCGCGTGGTGGCGTCCGACGGCTACCGCGTCGCCATACGTGACTTTCCAGCCAGCGGCGACGGCCGCAACCTGATCGTTCCAGCCCGCAGTGCCGACGAGCTAATCCGGGTCCTCAAGGACGGCGAGGCCCGCTTCACCTACGGTGAGGGCCTGCTCAGCGTTACGACCGACCGGGTCCGCATGAACCTCAAACTGCTTGACGGTGACTTTCCGGATTATGAACGTGTGATTCCCAGGGACATCAAGCTGCAGGTGACGCTCCCGGCCACCGCCCTGAAAGAGGCAGTCAACCGCGTGGCGGTCCTGGCCGACAAGAACGCCAACAACCGGGTGGAGTTCCTGGTGTCTGAAGGCAAGCTGCGACTGGCCGCCGAAGGCGATTACGGCCGCGCCCAGGACACCCTGGATGTAGTGCAGGGCGGCAGCGAGCCGGCCATGAGCTTGGCCTTCAACGCCCGCCACGTCCTTGACGCCCTGGGACCTATAGACGGAGATGCAGAGTTGCTGTTCAGCGGCTCTACGAGCCCCGCTATCTTCCGTGCAGCCGGGGGGGGCGGGTACATGGCCGTCATGGTGACGCTGAGGGTCTGA
- a CDS encoding sensor histidine kinase — MTRHVALSTARVAWRHSLRFRLALVYSLVALAITTLIGLVVVTLLLGSMDRQFDARLNERADVLADQFTNLSKGLGERPPAITGFTVLVDAQNRVALSSNGLNMEPGEPFPQLNEYRLPLQGTRVRAVTRKAGGFGTLWVGLPEDDLIAARESAMRALLLSALITPALMLLLGWWVGRRALAGLGQAADLADRIDPTRSLATLPLPVREDEVHRLLAAINRLLVRIEAGQAREKQLLGQIVHELGAPLTVLKASLNRAAERTGDLEVGRAALVADELTFTTQDLMQLARGQLEMKMVWHYIPARTLLGRLDRLVPGTSFEGDWSGGILCDPDRLTQALRNLLANARRAAGPEGTVSLTLEDTPEQVRFVVQDSGPGLPPELGDRIFEPFISGAGSSGLGLSVSRQIALMHGGNLTGSNQAGGAQFVLCLPGAALGDDHDEDQHHDDTELAEVSTPAAARP; from the coding sequence ATGACCCGCCATGTGGCTCTGAGTACGGCGCGCGTGGCGTGGCGCCACAGCCTGCGCTTCCGGCTGGCTCTGGTGTATTCGCTGGTCGCCCTGGCCATCACCACACTGATCGGGCTGGTGGTGGTCACATTGCTGCTGGGCAGCATGGACCGGCAGTTTGACGCGCGCCTGAACGAGCGGGCGGACGTACTGGCCGATCAGTTCACCAATCTCAGCAAGGGACTGGGGGAGCGGCCTCCGGCCATCACGGGGTTCACAGTTCTGGTCGACGCCCAGAACCGCGTGGCGCTGAGCAGCAACGGACTGAACATGGAGCCGGGAGAACCATTTCCCCAGCTCAACGAGTACCGGCTGCCCCTCCAGGGCACCCGGGTCCGCGCCGTGACCCGCAAGGCCGGCGGCTTCGGCACCCTGTGGGTGGGATTGCCAGAGGACGACCTGATCGCCGCACGGGAAAGTGCCATGCGCGCGTTGCTGCTCTCGGCGTTGATCACGCCTGCGCTGATGCTGCTGCTGGGCTGGTGGGTCGGGCGCCGGGCGCTGGCCGGGTTGGGCCAGGCTGCCGACCTGGCCGACCGCATCGACCCCACCCGCAGCCTGGCCACCCTGCCGCTGCCCGTGCGCGAGGACGAGGTCCACCGCCTGCTGGCGGCCATCAACCGCCTGCTGGTGCGTATCGAGGCGGGGCAGGCCCGTGAAAAGCAGCTGCTGGGGCAGATCGTCCACGAACTGGGTGCTCCACTGACGGTCCTTAAGGCCTCCCTGAACCGCGCCGCCGAACGCACCGGTGACCTTGAGGTCGGCCGCGCAGCCCTGGTAGCCGACGAACTGACCTTTACCACCCAGGATCTGATGCAGCTGGCCCGAGGTCAGCTGGAAATGAAGATGGTCTGGCATTACATTCCTGCCCGGACACTGCTGGGCCGGCTCGACCGGCTGGTTCCGGGCACCAGTTTCGAGGGCGACTGGAGCGGGGGGATCTTGTGTGACCCGGACCGCTTAACCCAGGCCCTGCGCAACCTGCTGGCCAATGCCCGCCGCGCGGCCGGTCCGGAAGGCACTGTCAGCCTGACCCTGGAAGATACCCCTGAGCAGGTGCGATTTGTCGTTCAGGACAGTGGCCCCGGCCTGCCTCCGGAACTGGGTGATCGCATCTTCGAGCCGTTTATCAGCGGCGCCGGAAGCAGCGGCCTGGGTCTGAGCGTCAGCCGGCAGATTGCCCTGATGCACGGCGGCAACCTGACCGGCAGCAACCAGGCAGGCGGCGCCCAGTTCGTGCTGTGCCTTCCCGGCGCCGCACTGGGTGATGACCACGATGAGGATCAGCACCACGACGATACCGAGCTGGCGGAGGTCTCCACACCTGCGGCCGCACGCCCGTGA
- the dnaA gene encoding chromosomal replication initiator protein DnaA, producing the protein MSQEIWADVLGYVRKNISEVEYHTWFAPVKNLGVQEGSLVLGVRNSFAQEWFRKHYLELLEDALRSLGAQHPQVSFQVLPAAQDALLLPSDPPPAPPVPGRVSAPPPSDNRKTLNPKYTFENFVVGPNNNLAHAAALAVAESPGKAYNPLFIYGDVGLGKTHLMHAVGHYIAERFPEKRIEYVSTETFTNELINAIREDKTTQFRNRYRSVDLLLVDDIQFLAGKERTQEEFFHTFNALYENHKQIILSSDRPPKDIQTLEGRLRSRFEWGLITDIQSPEFETRVAILKMNAEHNRIDIPQEVLELIARQVTTNIRELEGALMRVVAFSSLNNVPFSRAVASKALSNVFAPQEVKVEMMDVLRQVASHFNMPPDVIRGSGRVREVVVPRQVAQYLIRDLTDHSLPEIGQFFGRDHSTVMHAISKVTEQLGKDPELTAAVETLRRKMKGLEDEDSRA; encoded by the coding sequence ATCTCGCAGGAAATCTGGGCGGACGTGCTGGGTTACGTCCGCAAAAACATCTCGGAAGTGGAGTATCACACCTGGTTTGCGCCGGTCAAGAATCTGGGCGTACAGGAAGGGTCGCTGGTACTGGGAGTGCGCAATTCGTTTGCGCAGGAATGGTTCCGCAAGCATTATCTGGAACTGCTCGAAGACGCCCTGAGGTCCCTGGGCGCCCAGCATCCACAGGTCAGTTTTCAGGTGCTGCCGGCCGCCCAGGACGCGCTGCTGCTGCCCAGTGACCCACCGCCCGCCCCGCCTGTGCCAGGTCGGGTCAGCGCACCTCCCCCCAGCGACAACCGCAAGACCCTGAACCCCAAATACACCTTCGAGAATTTCGTGGTCGGGCCGAACAACAACCTCGCCCACGCGGCAGCTCTGGCGGTCGCCGAGTCGCCGGGCAAAGCCTACAATCCACTGTTTATCTACGGGGATGTGGGCCTGGGCAAGACCCACCTGATGCACGCGGTGGGCCATTACATCGCCGAGCGCTTCCCGGAAAAGCGTATCGAGTACGTCTCTACCGAGACGTTCACGAATGAGCTGATCAATGCCATTCGCGAGGACAAGACCACGCAATTTCGCAACCGTTACCGCTCGGTGGACCTGCTGCTGGTCGACGACATTCAGTTTCTGGCCGGCAAGGAGCGCACGCAGGAGGAGTTTTTCCATACCTTCAACGCGCTCTATGAGAACCACAAGCAGATCATCCTGAGTTCGGACCGGCCGCCCAAGGATATTCAGACCCTCGAAGGCCGGCTGCGCAGCCGCTTTGAATGGGGGCTGATCACCGATATCCAATCCCCGGAATTCGAAACGCGTGTGGCGATTCTCAAGATGAACGCCGAGCACAACCGCATCGATATTCCCCAGGAAGTCCTGGAGCTGATCGCGCGGCAGGTCACCACCAACATCCGGGAGCTTGAAGGCGCCCTGATGCGCGTGGTGGCCTTCAGCAGCCTGAACAACGTGCCTTTCTCGCGCGCTGTGGCGTCTAAGGCGCTGAGCAATGTGTTCGCGCCGCAGGAAGTCAAGGTCGAGATGATGGATGTGCTCCGCCAGGTCGCCTCGCACTTCAACATGCCGCCCGACGTCATCCGCGGGTCCGGGCGGGTCCGCGAGGTCGTGGTGCCGCGTCAGGTGGCGCAGTACCTGATCCGTGATCTGACTGATCACTCGCTGCCGGAGATCGGGCAGTTCTTCGGGCGTGATCACAGCACGGTCATGCACGCCATCAGCAAGGTCACCGAACAGCTGGGAAAGGACCCGGAACTCACGGCGGCGGTGGAGACCCTGCGGCGCAAGATGAAAGGTCTGGAAGACGAGGACTCCCGAGCATGA
- the dprA gene encoding DNA-processing protein DprA → MPLPDLPPPAALTESGEAELLALLTLRFTPYLGPRRIESLRRHFGTAHEALNAPLSAVREVAGLDSRSVAALGDARAATQAEAELQLARRLGVTLLGRGLEGYPPALEALGDPPAVLWVRGPLPELPVVPRSIGIVGTRAASPHALSMARLLAAELAHAGITVVSGLARGVDTAAHTAAVDAGGQSLAVLGSAVNRIYPPENEALSERLTLVSEYPLGTGPAQHHFPTRNRLIAALSAGTLVIEGEHRSGSLITAVHALECGRTVFAMPGRAGDPRAAGPHQLLRDGAVLTETAQDILREFGWDSAPARPLPVLPPDQAAVVQALGTPATLDDLQATTRLPLPELQTALVMLQLQGLAEESGGRWARR, encoded by the coding sequence GTGCCCCTGCCTGACCTGCCGCCTCCCGCTGCATTGACCGAGTCCGGCGAGGCCGAACTGCTCGCCCTGCTGACCCTGCGCTTTACGCCTTATCTGGGACCGCGGCGGATTGAAAGCCTGCGCCGCCACTTCGGCACCGCCCATGAAGCCCTGAACGCTCCTCTAAGCGCCGTACGGGAGGTAGCTGGCCTGGATTCCCGCAGCGTCGCGGCCCTGGGAGATGCCAGGGCGGCCACACAGGCCGAAGCGGAGCTTCAGCTGGCCCGCCGTCTGGGCGTTACCCTGCTAGGCCGCGGCCTGGAGGGGTATCCCCCGGCGCTGGAGGCTCTGGGGGACCCGCCTGCGGTGCTGTGGGTGCGTGGGCCCCTGCCCGAGTTGCCGGTGGTTCCCAGGAGTATCGGCATTGTGGGCACCCGGGCAGCCAGTCCCCATGCACTGAGCATGGCCCGGCTGCTCGCTGCTGAACTGGCCCACGCCGGGATCACCGTGGTCAGTGGCCTGGCACGCGGCGTAGACACCGCAGCCCACACTGCTGCGGTGGATGCAGGCGGCCAGAGCCTCGCAGTTCTGGGCAGCGCCGTGAACCGCATCTATCCTCCAGAGAACGAGGCGCTCTCAGAGCGGCTCACCCTGGTCAGCGAGTATCCACTGGGCACCGGTCCTGCCCAGCATCACTTTCCGACGCGCAACCGCCTGATCGCTGCCCTGTCGGCAGGCACGCTGGTGATCGAGGGCGAGCACAGGTCCGGTTCGCTGATCACGGCCGTGCATGCCCTGGAGTGCGGCCGGACTGTCTTTGCGATGCCGGGAAGGGCCGGTGACCCACGCGCCGCCGGTCCCCATCAACTGCTGCGCGACGGCGCGGTCCTTACCGAAACGGCGCAGGACATTCTTCGGGAATTCGGCTGGGACAGCGCCCCCGCGCGGCCACTGCCGGTCCTGCCGCCGGATCAGGCAGCGGTTGTTCAGGCGCTGGGCACTCCCGCCACACTCGACGACCTGCAGGCGACGACCCGGCTTCCCCTCCCGGAACTGCAGACCGCCCTGGTGATGCTGCAGCTCCAGGGGCTGGCGGAGGAAAGCGGTGGCCGGTGGGCCCGGCGCTAG
- a CDS encoding alpha-ketoacid dehydrogenase subunit beta, translating into MTATQQRSVPSGGGETRTINLIQAVTEALHEELERDERVVVFGEDVGARGGVFMATAGLQATFGKHRVFDTPLSEASIVGAAVGMAVRGMRPVAEIQFADYMGPGFDQIISQAAKIRYRSGGQFTAPMVIRTPSGGGVKGGHHHSQSPEAYYTHTPGLKVVMPSTPYDAKGLLKTAIRGEDPVIYFEPKRLYRASKGEVPTHDFMVKFGEASIRREGNDLSLIGYGGVMPDLEKAADALGAEGVSVEVIDLRSLVPWDKDRVLTSVQKTGRAVLVSEAPRIGNFMGEVAYTIQEQAFDYLTAPVGQVAGFDTPYPYVQDKVFLPGPNRIVRACVQALNY; encoded by the coding sequence ATGACCGCCACGCAGCAACGCAGCGTCCCCAGCGGGGGAGGGGAGACCCGGACCATCAACCTGATTCAGGCGGTGACCGAGGCCCTGCACGAGGAACTGGAGCGCGACGAGCGCGTCGTGGTGTTCGGCGAAGATGTAGGCGCACGCGGTGGGGTATTCATGGCCACCGCCGGCCTGCAGGCCACCTTCGGCAAGCACCGCGTGTTCGACACGCCGCTGAGTGAAGCCAGCATCGTCGGTGCGGCGGTCGGCATGGCCGTACGTGGCATGCGCCCGGTCGCCGAAATTCAGTTCGCCGACTATATGGGCCCCGGTTTCGACCAGATCATTTCCCAGGCGGCCAAGATCCGTTACCGCAGCGGCGGGCAGTTCACGGCGCCCATGGTCATCCGCACGCCCTCGGGTGGCGGAGTCAAGGGTGGGCACCACCACAGCCAGAGCCCCGAGGCGTACTACACCCACACGCCGGGCCTCAAGGTGGTCATGCCCAGCACTCCTTACGACGCCAAGGGGCTGCTCAAGACCGCCATCCGTGGCGAGGACCCGGTCATCTACTTCGAGCCCAAGCGCCTCTACCGCGCTTCCAAGGGCGAGGTGCCGACTCATGACTTTATGGTCAAATTTGGAGAGGCCTCCATCCGCCGCGAGGGCAACGATCTGAGCCTGATCGGTTACGGTGGTGTGATGCCCGACCTGGAAAAAGCAGCCGACGCCCTGGGCGCCGAAGGCGTCAGCGTGGAGGTTATCGACCTGCGCAGCCTGGTGCCGTGGGACAAGGACCGCGTGCTCACCAGCGTCCAGAAGACCGGCCGCGCCGTGCTGGTCAGCGAGGCCCCGCGCATCGGGAACTTCATGGGCGAGGTCGCCTACACCATTCAGGAGCAGGCCTTCGACTACCTGACGGCTCCGGTGGGTCAGGTGGCCGGTTTCGATACGCCCTATCCCTATGTGCAGGACAAGGTCTTCTTGCCTGGTCCCAACCGGATCGTGCGCGCCTGCGTGCAGGCCCTGAATTACTGA
- a CDS encoding NAD-dependent epimerase/dehydratase family protein — MNILVLGGTQFVGRHIVEAFLVAGHTVSILTRGKSADDLPAQVERLQGDRNQGPEGLSALTGRQWDACVDVSGYTPAQVRASAELLRDRVRQYVFISTVSVYAEAGRHPVREDDPLLPPAAEDVTEVTGETYGPLKVTCEAIVQEVYGGNCAILRPQIVAGPYDHTARYPYWVDRAGRGGEMLAPGDGTDHVQVIDARDQARFTVKVVEEHISGVFNLAGPRLSWSEFLTVLGAAQPRWLPHETLQAHGLGHRELPLYLPEHSEQGGLMDVSPQRALSAGLVHTSPSVTAADTRAWSQNAGLSYALTPEREQEILSAVP, encoded by the coding sequence ATGAACATTCTGGTTCTGGGCGGCACGCAGTTTGTCGGGCGGCATATCGTTGAAGCGTTTCTTGTGGCGGGCCATACGGTCAGCATCCTGACGCGCGGGAAGTCGGCCGACGACCTGCCTGCACAGGTGGAGCGGCTGCAGGGCGACCGGAACCAGGGCCCGGAAGGACTCTCAGCGCTGACAGGCCGGCAGTGGGACGCCTGCGTGGACGTCAGCGGCTACACCCCCGCCCAGGTCCGGGCCAGCGCCGAGCTGCTTCGTGACCGTGTCAGGCAATACGTGTTTATCAGCACGGTGAGTGTCTATGCCGAAGCCGGCCGGCACCCGGTGCGCGAGGACGACCCCCTGCTGCCGCCCGCCGCTGAAGACGTCACAGAGGTGACCGGTGAGACCTACGGCCCACTGAAGGTCACCTGCGAGGCCATCGTTCAGGAAGTGTACGGCGGGAACTGCGCCATTCTGCGCCCACAGATCGTCGCGGGTCCCTATGACCACACCGCCCGGTATCCCTACTGGGTGGACCGGGCCGGCAGGGGAGGGGAGATGCTGGCTCCCGGTGACGGCACGGACCATGTCCAGGTTATCGACGCGCGTGACCAGGCCCGCTTCACCGTCAAAGTGGTGGAGGAGCACATCAGCGGCGTCTTCAATCTTGCCGGCCCGCGCCTGAGCTGGTCCGAGTTCCTGACCGTCCTGGGAGCCGCCCAGCCTCGCTGGCTTCCCCACGAGACGCTGCAGGCTCATGGCCTGGGTCACCGGGAACTGCCGCTGTATCTGCCTGAGCACAGCGAGCAGGGCGGCCTGATGGACGTGAGTCCGCAGCGGGCACTCTCCGCCGGTTTGGTTCATACCAGTCCCTCGGTCACGGCCGCCGACACCCGCGCCTGGAGCCAGAATGCCGGGCTGAGCTACGCCCTGACTCCGGAGCGGGAGCAGGAGATCCTCAGCGCCGTTCCCTGA